The proteins below are encoded in one region of Ursus arctos isolate Adak ecotype North America unplaced genomic scaffold, UrsArc2.0 scaffold_24, whole genome shotgun sequence:
- the KRT222 gene encoding keratin-like protein KRT222 yields the protein MELSQLLNEIRANYEKLLTRNQIETVLSTRIQLEEDMSQKMDKDEEALKAAQAELKEARRQWHHLQVEIESLQAVERGLENSLHASEQHYQMQLQDLEAVIEGLEKELQEVRRGIEKQLQEHEMLLNTKMRLEQEIATYRRLLEKEEIRYYGCIQGEKKEQKPTTSRVGFVLPSAIINEISFSTKLPQKYENEKVETVTKQAILNGNIVKESTEARGTIQTERVDEVIKEWEGSFFKDNPRLRKKSVSLRFDLHLAATDEGCLQTKQDNLPDIEVRLIMRRSCSIPSIKPPSAAN from the exons ATGGAGCTGTCCCAGCTACTCAATGAGATCAGGGCAAACTATGAAAAGCTCCTCACGAGAAATCAGATAGAGACCGTGCTCTCAACAAGGATCCAG CTAGAAGAAGATATGAgccaaaaaatggacaaagacgAAGAGGCTTTAAAGGCAGCTCAAGCAGAACTCAAGGAAGCTCGACGCCAGTGGCACCACCTGCAAGTGGAAATTGAGTCTCTCCAGGCGGTG GAAAGGGGCCTTGAAAACTCCCTACACGCCAGTGAGCAACATTACCAGATGCAGTTGCAAGATCTAGAGGCCGTGATTGAAGGACTAGAGAAAGAGCTACAGGAAGTAAGGCGCGGCATCGAGAAGCAGCTCCAAGAGCATGAGATGCTTCTCAACACGAAAATGAGGCTGGAGCAAGAAATCGCCACTTACCGCCGCcttctagaaaaggaagaaatcag ATATTATGGTTGTATCCAaggtgagaaaaaagaacaaaaacctaCGACAAGTagagttggttttgttttacctTCAG CCATTAtaaatgaaatatctttttcaacGAAACTCCCACAAAAGTATGAGAACGAAAAAGTGGAAACAGTGACCAAACAGGCAATACTAAATGGAAATATCGTGAAGGAAAGCACTGAGGCTCGTGGCACTATTCA GACAGAGAGAGTGGATGAAGTTATTAAAGAATGGGAAGGCTCCTTCTTTAAAGATAACCCTCGATTAAGGAAAAAATCGGTTTCTCTTCGATTTGATCTTCACTTAGCAGCCACAGATGAAGGGTGTTTACAGACTAAGCAGGATAATCTACCAGATATAGAAGTCAGGCTTATCATGAGAAGGTCATGCAGCATCCCCTCTATCAAACCTCCATCAGCAGCTAATTAA